Within Cydia fagiglandana chromosome 25, ilCydFagi1.1, whole genome shotgun sequence, the genomic segment GAATGATTATTCGATATACAAACCTATGTTTTTAAATGCTTTCTTATCACTCATTTGCCTTTGATATAATTTGAAACAAAagaacaattaaaaataatattcacGATTAAACACGTTTGACGCATTATCAGGACCCATTGTCCTGGCAAAGCTCAAATAGACAATAACTTGATATAAACATGTGTTCGAGCTATCAATGTTTCCTAACATTCCTTTGAAAGATTTTGGTATAAAAGCTGAACAAGCTACATGAGCAGTTATAGTTTCAAGTAAATTTGAAAGCTAAGGAACAGCACCATGTCTCCCTTCACCGTGTTCGCACTCTGCCTCCAGCTCTGCCTGATTCAGGTAAATACTTTTGATTGAATTGACATTTGAACTCGACTTTACTTTgctttattgtattatttaaaaaatgctggGAATTTAAAGTTGAATGAGGTGTGTTTTACCCATTAAAACGGATACATGGGGTGAGAaattgtttgtatgtttgttcacACTAATTGTATGCTATGGAATGTATGCTCCTTCTCAATTATGTACAGTATGGGTAAGCCGCTTAAAATTAAGTGGGTTTCTACAAAAGATTAAGGAAGGAGGAAGGGGGGCAGGATATACGAGCAGTATTTTTTGACACTGAGACCGGATGGCGCTGTTATAATTATGTCTGTAATTTAAAATTCTATTTTAAGTCTGCCGTTAAAgtttaacataattataataactaatATTGAGTTCTTTGGCAAGGAGCACTGGATAAGCTTAAATAATTACTTGCCTATCAATAGGTACTTATGGTATtatcataaacgcgttactggcccgaattagctatgaatcgtttgccTTTATGTGTCattttgatttatgtatttgtaagaggGTTAGaatttaacccccttattcattaaATTATGTTGTATCCCtctcttaaaaatacataagtcaaaatgagtcattttgacttatgtatttttaagattttaaatgacagataaagaaaataaagaaaggaaatacatttatttacgtcaaaccaaaccagttaaattataaactagaaagacaaacgattcatagctaattcaggacAGTAACGCGTTTATTAATAACGTCATAATATTCTTATCTTAGTGTGCGTGTTTTGTTAACACAGCAATGAAAAAGAATTTCGGCGCATAATTAACAAGCAATATGTTTCAGTCAGTGATGAGCCAGCGCTGCTGCGGCTCCAGTGGCTCCAGCATCGGCTACGGTTCCAGCATCGGCTCCGGCTCCAGCATTGGCTACGGTTCCAGCATCGGCTACGGTTCCAGCTCCGGCAGCTGCGGCTCGTACGGCGGGCAGGGCTGCGGGGTGGTGAGCGCGGCCGGCAACATCGACGCGTGCGGCACCACCTGCGTCACCGGCGCCGTGCCCGTGCTCGGCTCCGTCACCTTCGGCGGCTGCGCGCCCGCCTGCGGCTCCGTCTCCATCTGCGGACagtgcggatgcggatgcaacTAAATTACCCACCGAAGATCTCATTCTCAATCAATTTCTGATTCACTTGAACCCATGTCTTTAAATAAAGCAAATCTGATTAATAGAGTTTTTGGATTTTGAACCAATAACCTTTTCCAATCTTTTTTTGTAAGATAACAAAAAAACATCAATAATAGCGGAAGAGACCAAGCATTAAAAGTAGGTATCtacctataatataatatttttcaaagtcgaagggtaggatgacacctgcatttccatacaattttgcgagatttattgtttttagtttttagttttaggttataaattatatggagatGACAGGTGTCATCCTATCCTTcgcgtttgaaaaatattaaaatgtattaatcTACCATTAACTAGTGTTACAAAAAAAGTTAACTTGAGGTAAATCTTAAACTCAAAGTATATCAGGAAGCATAGACAAAGATGCCAACCGTTATTTAACTCCAtggcgaacgaaacgcaacagTCTCGGTCGCACAAACATGaacgagtgatagagagagataacagcgctacgctacggagcgtgaacgattggcatcttgccTACGCACCCAGATACGTTTGAATAGGTACATACTGTAGAGAAAATATGTAATTTGAAATGTTTTCTTTCCTTTCGCAACTATTGAACCTGACGACACTgactgccacggctcataggagcctgcggaccaactaatcccgagaagtGGTGTAGGCCTAGTGCCTACaaaagtgactgccatctgaccttccaacccagaggagaaactaggcttattggaattagtccggtttcctcacgatgttttccttcccCTATAAacgaatgctaataaaatatcaaatgatatttcgtacataggtaagttccgaaaaactcatcggTGCGAGCCgggtttaaataaattaaatcaacTTGTAAAATTTGTTTTTCGTCAATGCATCTCAATTGAAACTTTGTCAAATGGGTAGTCATACTAGTCATCTGTTAATACTCTTGGAAATAAATATATCTTCAACCGGCTGTATCGCGGTATTCGCGGGGAAAAGGCCGTAGGTACCTgggcgtttttagaattagagtccgtcacgtaatggaattccacaacccaaaaaaaaaatttttttgactaaaaatgggttgaatgaaatctactatttatatattttatgaaaatgttactttctttctatataaattatttatattcctaataaatcactttaaactgaatgacagcgaatgtgacgatccattacgttacaagttttaggcaggttttaagtgaagatcggagtgttttaagtgaaccaatttttatttattgaaatacataacaatattaattttctaaaaacgaataacaactgcaatactaagtattacaataaagttatttaaaggagtctttccaatacgtcacatttttgttgcaattgttgctttgcaatcattttgttataaaaaacgtaaggtaaaggtattataaaaagttgtttttaataattatcatatattattcttgcaaatgagatcgaaatcagtatcaattatcctaaaaattaatataaattctaataaaatcaatcacagccacagtaggacaaagtgacgttatggaccataatatcgcgtttaggaactacatgaagggtttacatgtgcggaaaatagctacttaatttaatacctacttaatgttgtactaaattaaataatttagtaattaatacctattattacagtttaacttaacagattttgaaatttcctgcagtaattatgctttcgactgcagcagtattgcagcacgataatactgccgactgcattactgctacaactaaatcaaaatagatgttgctgcccagttttttgacatttgcagttagcagcattgtcgtactgcaatactgctgcagtcgaaagcataacctgcgcctgccagcgtttcttaggtcgagccgccactggtgctaagtaattactagtaggtcgagtagttagaagaatatagctagaataaaattatttgtgtgtttttaatatcactctacctactatattttggcaacttaaactgacggcatgtaaaccgtgcattttcattccatacgtcacgtttttttgttccactaatacatcacgtaacgttttggatgtgacgtaggcatgccggttggttaataaagcgaaatagcggtctgatcgtttgaattttcttaattataattatttgatatcatacaacacataataatctaacgtaattcataaatatttagtcaataattgactccttatcttcagtttaattcagttcgttgtggaaaacaaatttctgcacatcgtgacgcacaacctacactagcttttttcgagcccaattgccttgtaaaacctaaacaccgggtaattataggaacataatgttacgatcatgtaaaaatccgtatgatattagtagatttttgctactaagttggtaaaaactccgtgacgttggtggaaatttccactacgtcgatattgaaggacaacaataaattaaactttaatgcatatttttactttaggtgctaaaaaataaggtttttaatagattttggctggtacgatcttatcacacaacaaccaggttcgggcctagaaggaggcagatatataatat encodes:
- the LOC134676745 gene encoding chorion class A protein L11-like — encoded protein: MSPFTVFALCLQLCLIQVNTFSVMSQRCCGSSGSSIGYGSSIGSGSSIGYGSSIGYGSSSGSCGSYGGQGCGVVSAAGNIDACGTTCVTGAVPVLGSVTFGGCAPACGSVSICGQCGCGCN